A DNA window from Castanea sativa cultivar Marrone di Chiusa Pesio chromosome 7, ASM4071231v1 contains the following coding sequences:
- the LOC142642080 gene encoding putative anion transporter 5: MRKMTFPNRYLIVILTFISTSVCYIERVGFSIAYTIAADAAGVNQSTKGTVLASFYCGYACSQVPGGWAAQRIGGRKVLLISFVLWSLTCALVPLDPNRVTVLVIARLLVGVAQGFIFPSIHTVLAQWVPPHERSRSVSLTMSGMYLGAATGMLLLPSLVKYRGPQSVFLVEAALGAIWCMLWFKYASDPPRSEHPKATASGFGESLLPVKGSQKMKVENGGISSKTANIPWKKILLSLPVWAIVVNNFTFHYGLYVLMNWLPTYFEKGLQLSLQEMGSSKMMPYFNMFIFSNIGGVVADHLITKRILSVTRIRKLLNTVGFLVASLAFILLPLFRTSSGAVFCSSVALGFLALGRAGFAVNHMDIAPRYAGIVMGVSNTAGTFAGIIGVRFTGWLLESAKTANPDLSSRDSWKLVFYIPGFQCIFSCLVFLLFSTAERIFD, translated from the coding sequence ATGAGGAAGATGACATTTCCAAACCGTTACTTGATTGTCATTTTAACCTTCATCAGCACATCTGTTTGCTATATAGAACGCGTGGGCTTCTCTATTGCATATACAATTGCTGCTGATGCTGCTGGGGTAAACCAGTCAACTAAAGGAACTGTACTGGCTTCATTCTATTGTGGATATGCGTGTTCTCAGGTGCCTGGTGGATGGGCAGCTCAGAGAATTGGGGGAAGGAAGGTCCTCCTCATTTCTTTTGTGTTATGGTCATTGACTTGTGCATTAGTCCCACTAGATCCTAATCGAGTTACAGTTTTAGTGATTGCTCGCTTGCTTGTTGGTGTGGCACAAGGCTTCATCTTCCCCTCCATCCACACAGTGCTAGCACAGTGGGTTCCACCCCATGAAAGATCTAGATCTGTTTCTCTAACTATGTCTGGTATGTACCTTGGTGCAGCTACGGGAATGCTTCTCCTTCCAAGCTTGGTAAAGTATAGGGGACCCCAATCTGTATTTCTTGTTGAGGCGGCATTAGGTGCCATATGGTGCATGCTTTGGTTCAAGTATGCTAGTGACCCTCCTCGTTCTGAACATCCAAAAGCCACTGCCTCTGGTTTTGGTGAATCTTTGTTGCCAGTTAAAGGAAGCCAGAAAATGAAAGTGGAGAATGGAGGAATTTCTTCCAAAACTGCCAACATACCatggaaaaaaattttactCAGCTTGCCAGTTTGGGCAATTGTGGTAAATAATTTCACCTTCCATTATGGTTTGTACGTGTTGATGAACTGGCTGCCAACATACTTTGAGAAAGGGCTGCAGCTTAGTCTCCAGGAGATGGGATCATCTAAAATGATGCCTTATTTTAACAtgtttatattttcaaatattggTGGGGTAGTTGCTGACCACTTAATCACCAAGAGAATCTTGTCTGTGACGAGAATCAGGAAGTTGTTGAACACTGTAGGGTTCTTAGTTGCTTCACTTGCATTCATATTACTTCCTCTCTTCAGAACTTCCAGTGGGGCTGTGTTTTGTTCTTCTGTAGCTCTTGGTTTCTTGGCACTAGGAAGAGCTGGGTTTGCAGTGAACCACATGGATATTGCTCCGAGATATGCAGGGATTGTTATGGGAGTTTCTAATACTGCTGGTACCTTTGCTGGCATTATTGGAGTCCGTTTCACTGGCTGGCTTCTTGAATCTGCGAAAACTGCCAATCCAGATCTTTCAAGTCGAGATAGCTGGAAATTAGTGTTTTACATACCAGGGTTTCAATGCATCTTTAGTTGTctggtgtttttattgttttccacTGCGGAGAGAATTTTTGACTGA
- the LOC142642721 gene encoding L-type lectin-domain containing receptor kinase S.4-like, protein MAERLKLFFWAFFVLLSNPAKSQLDELFFSGFKGVGVANNLSLNGAAQIQDNGVLQLTNKTQRLLGHAFYSNPIQFKNSSDGKAFSFSTSFAFAMVPEYAKLGGHGLAFTISPTKEFPGALPSQYLGLVNNTDLGNFTNHIFAVEFDTVQNLEFGDINDNHVGIDINSLVSNKSAPATYFDGANNSNQVLKLKSGQVIQAWIEYDSQSNQLDVKLSPSSTKPRSTLLSFHVDLSLVLQESMYVGFSSSTGLLSSSHYIMGWSFKMNGEAKSLSLEQLPSLPAEFKRNNNTGVIVGVSVSAALVIILVSGLAFYLIRKVKKADVIEAWELDIGPHRFSYKELKKATRGFRDKELLGFGGSGRVYKGTLSNSNTQVAVKRISHESKQGLQEFISEVASIGRLRHRNLVQLFGWCRRRADLLLVYDFMPNGSLDKYIFDEPKTILSWQQRFNIIKGVASGLLYLHEDWEQTVIHRDIKAGNVLLDSELNARLSDFGLAKLYERGTNPSTTRVVGTLGYLAPELTRTGKPTKSTDVFAFGALLLEVVCGRRPIELKALPEELMLVDWVWEKWRLGAISEVVDSRLEGEFDELEAVVLLKLGLMCSNNEPKARPTMRQVVRYLDGELPLPEAVEAPQGGPWVTLTF, encoded by the coding sequence ATGGCAGAAAGACTCAAGCTTTTCTTCTGGGCATTCTTTGTTCTTCTCTCAAACCCAGCAAAATCTCAGCTTGATGAGCTTTTCTTCAGTGGGTTCAAAGGTGTAGGTGTAGCCAACAACTTGAGCTTAAACGGTGCTGCACAGATCCAAGACAATGGTGTACTTCAGCTAACAAACAAAACGCAGAGACTACTAGGCCATGCCTTTTACTCAAATCCAATCCAATTCAAGAACTCCTCGGATGGCAAAGCTTTTTCCTTTTCAACTTCCTTTGCTTTCGCTATGGTCCCCGAGTATGCTAAGCTTGGAGGCCATGGCCTTGCTTTCACAATCTCCCCTACCAAAGAGTTTCCAGGGGCTCTACCAAGTCAGTATCTTGGTCTAGTGAACAACACCGATCTTGGCAACTTCACCAACCACATATTTGCAGTCGAATTTGACACAGTCCAAAACCTTGAGTTCGGGGACATCAATGACAATCATGTTGGCATTGATATCAATAGCTTAGTATCCAACAAATCTGCCCCGGCTACTTATTTTGATGGTGCTAATAATTCGAACCAAGTTCTCAAATTGAAGAGTGGTCAGGTAATTCAGGCTTGGATAGAATATGATTCTCAAAGTAATCAATTAGATGTGAAACTTTCGCCTTCATCTACTAAACCAAGGTCTACACTTTTGTCTTTTCACGTAGACCTCTCACTAGTTCTTCAAGAATCTATGTATGTTGGGTTTTCTTCTTCAACTGGTTTGCTCTCTAGCTCTCACTATATCATGGGTTGGAGCTTTAAGATGAATGGAGAAGCTAAATCTTTGTCTTTGGAACAACTCCCTTCACTCCCAGCAGAGTTTAAAAGAAACAATAACACAGGCGTAATTGTTGGTGTTTCTGTTTCGGCTGCTTTGGTGATAATTTTGGTGAGTGGTTTGGCTTTTTACCTCATCAGGAAAGTCAAGAAAGCTGATGTGATTGAGGCCTGGGAGCTTGATATTGGTCCACACAGATTTTCTTACAAGGAGCTGAAGAAAGCAACAAGGGGTTTTAGAGACAAGGAGCTACTTGGGTTTGGTGGGTCTGGTCGAGTTTATAAAGGGACACTGTCAAATTCAAACACCCAAGTTGCAGTTAAGCGAATTTCGCATGAATCAAAGCAGGGTTTGCAAGAATTCATATCAGAGGTTGCTAGTATTGGTCGGCTTCGACATAGAAATTTGGTTCAATTATTTGGATGGTGTCGGCGAAGAGCAGATTTGTTACTTGTTTATGACTTTATGCCTAATGGAAGTTTGGACAAGTACATATTTGACGAGCCTAAAACAATTCTGAGCTGGCAGCAGAGGTTTAATATCATCAAAGGTGTGGCCTCAGGGCTGTTATATTTACATGAAGATTGGGAACAAACTGTGATTCACAGGGACATCAAAGCAGGGAATGTTTTATTAGATTCTGAGCTAAATGCACGGCTTAGTGACTTTGGTCTTGCTAAGCTATACGAGCGTGGCACCAATCCAAGCACTACAAGGGTTGTGGGCACATTGGGTTATCTAGCTCCTGAGCTCACACGCACAGGCAAGCCTACAAAAAGCACAGATGTCTTTGCATTTGGCGCTTTGTTGCTAGAAGTGGTATGTGGTAGAAGACCTATTGAGCTTAAAGCATTGCCTGAGGAGCTCATGTTGGTGGATTGGGTGTGGGAGAAATGGAGACTAGGAGCAATATCCGAAGTTGTGGATTCAAGATTGGAGGGTGAGTTTGATGAGCTTGAAGCTGTTGTGTTGCTCAAACTAGGCTTGATGTGTTCCAACAATGAGCCTAAGGCACGCCCCACAATGAGGCAAGTGGTAAGGTACTTGGATGGAGAGCTACCGCTGCCTGAGGCTGTGGAAGCACCGCAGGGAGGGCCTTGGGTGACACTGACTTTCTGA